The Haliotis asinina isolate JCU_RB_2024 chromosome 2, JCU_Hal_asi_v2, whole genome shotgun sequence genomic interval GGCATGGTATCTTAGTGAGCTTGCACTATAAAACTAGCTTAACTCTTGGCTAGGAAAAGCAGCtgcatatacacatgcatacacttcGTCACGTGtgcaaaatattcttaagtgccacgttaaacaacttttaatctcacctcacctcacacgCTGTTACGTAACTGGAACACTGCTCCAAGCAGCTTTAAACACAACACCTCGTGGTCCGCTGTGCGCGGAGGTCTGAAAGTCACTGAGTCTGTGTtagagaaacatttgattgatAGAATCAATACACAGACTGAGCATTGTGATAGAGAATCAGGTAAATAAATTAGTTTCGTACATCGTTCATTGGCTATGATACAATAAGGTCTGATACTGATTCAAAGTCGGCGCGTCCACAGCATCGTGCATAGCGGCATTCACATGGATAAGATCGGTCTCTGTTCTCACCATTTTTTTCATCAAACTTTCGGTGTTGTCAAACTCAACCAATCACAGTCACGGCGATTGTTACGTGACCGCACCGATAGGGACACGGCGCTCAAATGACACGGGTTTGACACtttgtgtttgatgtgtgaCAACACGAGTTTGAAAACTTCTAAAATTTCAAtaacatgtgttgtcaaacgTAAGTTTGTGGTGTGATGGCCGCTGTAGTAGGTGGAAAATGCAAGATGTATACAATGTGGTGGCCAGGAATCAGGCATGCTGCGTTTGTGTTCCAGGAACAAGTATCGACGAAGCCAACTGTACGGAAACACCACAACGAGGTATAACACCTACATCTTGATCCATATATTGCACGGGACAACATTCCTCTGTAACGTCAGCAGCATTGTGAATAATTCCTGGAAAATCTGGTCATAGACACCAATAAGGCAACCTTTCAGtgtgaaacattcatttataTAGACGTAACAAGCGGTAAATCGACACAAATCTCTCTTGTATGATGAATCGTCACATTCTGTGAGTTAAAataattcaacattttcaaaaacatattggGACTTTTTCAGCGAAAGTTTTGGTGGGCGACACATGTTTGTTGGACACTGAATGCACAGGCAACGCAACATGTGAGACAGCTGGTTGTGTGAAGAAATGCACGTGCCCCATAAACACGTCCGCAACGTTAGACAAGACGGCATGTAAAGATGGTAGGTAGACATCGTGTAGAGATGGTGCGTAGACAGCGTGTAAAGATGGTAAGTAGACTGTGCGTAAAGATGGTACGTTGATAGCAAGTGAAGATGGTATGTAGACAGCATCTAAAGATGGTACGTAGACAGCGCATAAAGATGGTACATAGACAGCGTGTAAAGGTGGTACGTAGACAGCGCATAAAGATGGTACATAGACAGCGTGTAAAGATCGTATGGAGACAGCTCATAGAGATTGTGTATATACCGCGTGTAAAGGTGGTACATAGACATCGTGTAAAGATGGTACGTAGACATCGTGTAAAGATGGTACGTAGACAGCGTGTAAAGATGGTACGTAGACAGCGTGTAAAGGTGGTACATAGACAGCGTATAAAGATGGTACATAGACAGCGTGTAAAGATGGTACATAGACAGCGTGTAAAGATGGTACATAGACAGCGTGTAAAGATGGTACGTAGACAGCGTGTAAAGGTGGTACATAGACAGCGTGTAAAGATGGTACATAGACAGCGTGTAAAGATGGTACGTAGACAGCGTGTAAAGATGGTACATAGACAGCGTGTAAAGATGGTACATAGACAGCGTGTAAAGATGGTACGTAGACAGCGTGTAAAGATGGTACGTAGACAGCGTGTAAAGATGGTACATAGACAGCGTGTAAAGATGGTACATAGACAGCGTGTAAAGATGGTACGTAGATAGTGTGTAAAGATGGTACATAGACAGCGTGTAAAGATGGTACATAGACAGCGTGTAAAGATGGTACGTAGACAGCGAGTAAAGATGGTACATAGACAGCGAGTAAAGATGGTACGTAGACAGCGTGTAAAGATGGTACATAGACAGCGTGTAAAGATGGTACATAGACAGCGTGTAAAGATGGTACATAGACAGCGTGTAAAGATGGTACATAGACAGCGTGTAAAGATGGTACGTAGACAGCGAGTAAAGATGGTACATAGACAGCGTGTAAAGATGGTACGTAGACAGCGTGTAAAGATGGTACATAGACAGCGTGTAAAGATGGTACATAGACAGCGTGTAAAGATCGTATGGAGACAGCTCATAGAGATTGTGTGAATATCGCGTGTAAAGGTGGTACATAGACAGCGTGTAAAGATCGTACGTAGACAGCGTGTAAAGATGGTACATAGACAGCGTGTAAAGATCGTATGGAGACAGCTCATAGAGATTGTGTATATACCGCGTGTAAAGATGGTACATAGACAGCGTGTAAAGATGGTACGTAGACAGCGTGTAAAGATGGTACCTAGACAGCGTGTAAAGATGGTACGTAGACAGCGTGTAAAGATGGTACATAGACAGCGTGTAAAGATCGTATGGAGACAGCTCATTGAGATTGTGTGAATACCGCGTGTAAAGGTGGTACATAGACAGCGTGTAAAGATGGTACGTAGACAGCGTGTAAAGATGGTACGTACAACGTGTGAAGAGCAACAAGTGCACACGTATCCCTATTAATATTTGGAAAATACGATTCATAACTATCTCCTTATTTCTCAGTACGGTTTTTGGGAGATGACTGCGACTCTGGATTCACGGTGTGCGCCACCCTGCACAGCATCTGCTACAACAACAAGTGCGCCTGCAAGGGCGGGTACCAGGACACGGGCACGGGACTGTGTAGGGAGGAGTCCTTATCCCCCGGGCTTTACCTGTACGCCACCATCAACGAGACCTGTGGGGGCATCACGGAGTGCGAGGGGAGACTGGTTTGTGGTACGGAGGGCAAGTGTGAGTGCAAGACCAGCTACCGGGAAGCCAGCATGGCCGAGCGTCTGCAGCACAATCTCAATACCTACTGCATCCACAGTTCATTTCAAGTCAGTAAGTAGTCATTGTGGTGGCCATCTATCAACACCACTTTACATAAACCTCAACAAGTGACATGTTTGGCCTTGTTTCAGGTTTAACTGACGAAgagtacgatgacatatgtgtaCAGAAGCCACTGACGCCATCCAGTTCTGTGCCTCCATCAACTTCTACTGCCCCGTCCAGTTCTGTGGTTCCATCAAGTTCAGTGGCTCcatccacttctggtgtcccatcCAGTTCAGTGGGTCCATCAAGTTCTGTGGCTCCATCAGGTTCTGTGGCTCCATCAAGTTCTGCAGCAGCATTAAATTCTGCAGCTCCATCAAGCTCTGTAGCACCGTCAAGCTCTGCAGCTCCATCAAGTTCTGTGGCTCCAAGTTCTGCGGCTCCATCAAGTTCTGCAGCAGCATTAAATTCTGCAGCTCCATCAAGCTCTGTAGCACCGTCAAGCTCTGCAGCTCCATCAAGTTCTGTGGCTTCAAGTTCTGCGGCTCCATCAAGTTCTGCACCTCCGTCAAGTTCTGTGGCTCCATCAAGTTCTGCCGCTCCATCAAGCTCTGCAGCTCCGTCAAGTTCTGTGGCTCCATCAAGTTCTGCAGTATcattaaattctgcagccccaTCAAGTTCTGCAGCTCTTCCAAGTTCTCTGGCTCCATCGAGTTCTGCAGCTCCGTCAAGTTTTGCTGCTCCGTCAAGTTCTGCAGCTCCAACAAGTTCCGCAGCTCCGCCAAGTTCTCTGGCTCCATCGAGTTCTGCGGCTCCGTCAAGCTCTGCTGCCCCGTCAAGTTCTGCAGCTCCAACAAGTTCCGCAGTTCCGTCAAGTTCTGCTGCAACGTCAAGTTCTGTGGCCCCCTCAAGTTCTGCAGCTCAATCCAGTTCCCCGCCTCATTCAAGCTCAGTGTCTCCTCTGATCGATGCTTCTTCCTCTATAGTCCCTTCTCAAACGGAAGCTAGTTCCTCTCCAATCATGTCTCAGACCGCGGCTCTGACCTCTACCCCTGTCGCAAGTGTCAGCGCCAGCTCGTCAGCTGGCATACAACCATCATCTACAGCACAAACGGGAATGAGTAGCTTTGTCACTACACCGGGTACGTCTTCAACATGCATCCCGGGTGTACTGGGTTTATTGTAAACTTTCCAGTAACCGCAAACTCCAACCAACACCACATTTCtataatttcatttttgtcATCACTAGGTAATATACCATATCATCATTGTTTGGGTGGATCAGTCTGCAGTAAGTGCGTCACTTATAGagtgtaaatgttttgttgCACTTTAACCGTTGCGCATACTCATTACAATTCATGATAACTAACAAAAAATAAATGGCAACTTAACCAATATTTTTACAGGATGTCGATATTTGAATTTATGGAGGCTACATATTTAGTAAGTCTATAATAGTCTGTTAGCTGGATTTAGATTTCTTTGAATTCTGGTACTTTCTTTTGTAAACTGAGtctctgaaaacaaataatttttcaaGTCATTCACAGAGAGCGGATATAATGACATCAAACTATCAGCTAGCCGTCATTGTTTTCATGTATGAATAAAagattattttaattttggtatGACACAAAGTTAACTTTTCGTGAAGTGTCCATTGCATTATTTTACAATATATGGCATATATGCTGAGTATTATATGACTTTCACTGCCCCAAACTAGCCCTGTGTTTTCTTCCAGCTCCGGTTGTCCCCAAAGTGTACGACGAGTGTGAGAATGACACCATGTGCCCAGAGAATGCCCTCTGTAAACTTGTCAACTGCACAAACCTTCGATGCCTGTGCGAGCAAGGTTACTCCCCTAACTCCGCCAGAACCGCCTGTTTCACAAGTACGTACATTTTACCAAGTATCCTTCATGAGTGTTTCACGGATGCTTAATAACACAATTCATACAGGTAACTCAGTGGGTTGAGGCAACAGCCATAGCTGCCAGTGTTCTGATGTCGAAGATAAGACAAATAATGATGCCTTGGTAACTAAGACCGTTGCTCCCACAAAGGGCAAACAACACTGAGTTAGGATCAGAGCGATGTTAAAGTATGGCTTACGAAGCAGTTTCACGATATCATGCTCTTCATAAATTGTTCAAAGGACAGCAATTGTGCATGTGCCATGAAGGGACTTGTATAATGATTGATTCTGAAGACAGAATTAAAACAATCCCCTTTAAAGTGCCGCCCTGTATATTTCACAAGGTTGTTCTTGGTTAGTGGTGGTTTTTGCTTTAACTATTAGAGAAACAAACCGACAATGGTTTGCGCTTTTTCATTCACATCATCGTATACACGCCAAATGTCTCCGCTGCCTAATATGTCTGTAATAGTAAATCTGTTATGTTGGAAGCTATACCATATCTTCTGTCTAATCCTAATTTATGGGAACTAACCATGAATTGTCCGATCGCCCCTATCTTGTCCAAAGGCATCTTTTCAGGCTTGGTTGTAAATAGTGGCGGAGGACTGGAAGAAATAATACACTGGACAAGCTAAACGAATGACCAATCTGACCCAATCTCAATACAAGTCAAAGTAATGGTGCTGCGCTGAAACAGACAATAGTTTCAGAAGACGAATGCTATGTCTTGTTTGTGAACTGATCGTCCAGTATACCATGTGCCGTCTGCCCGCCCACTTCTCCTGCCTTCTCACGCCACCAACACACAGAGATATGTCCGAcgtgggcccacttgcacaaaacagcatgagcacctcCGTCAGTGTTAGATGATTCGGGGTTAGACCATGTTATCGCTATGACCGTTATATGCAAGTACACCACAGATGAAACGTTCAACAACACGCGATCTCCAGATGCAACCAACCCCACGGGCCAATGACAGTCCTTTTACGCTCTCGCTTGAACATCTTGTTCCGCAACTCCCTGAGACAGTAAGAGTAAATGTGACTTGTCGGGACTGAGTGTCACCATCTCAGTATGTGTAGGTATTTGACGTGtatgtttggtattgtttcatttcagcGGCGGGACTCGGTGAACCGTGTAGTGCGACAGTGACATGTAGAACTCCTGGTAGCGCGTGCAACACAAATACAAACCTTTGCACGTGCGGGGCGCCTCTTACGGCGATGTCGTCTGACGGAAAGTATTGCATCAGGCCTGGAATCAAACTCCTTTCTGAGACTTGTCAGCCAGGACAATGTTTGGGAGTATTATCTTCCTGTACTAGCGGACAGTGCAACTGCGGTACTTTCAGAGAGGCTACAACGGCTGAAATTGAGAATGAGCCGGACATGTGGGAAGTGTTCGGACAATGTCGTCAAGGCACGTGAAGTTCATTCGGCCAATCTCGTTCATCCCCACGTACAACACATAAACTCGGATTGTCTTCtagcaattttgaaatatggGTCACTTTCAAAAAcgtttaaaaaacaaaattttaacGGTTAATCcaacattttatatttttcattgatgCAGCAATTCGAGTTTATCTGAGGACATGGACATGCTTGTTGGTTTGCGGGTAGCTGTGCATTTCTCGTTGATGGTTTGCGGGTAGCTGTACATTTTCTCTCTGCCGGAAACTGAACGTCTGTCTCGTTGGTGGTTGTGGAAACTTCCAGTCAAGCACCAACTGTTGCTTTAGTTGGAATAATGCTGGAATCACGAAACACTTTACTTGCAGTCGTTAGAAACGGTCGGTATGTTTTGATTACATGGCCTTGGGGAAACTTTGAAGAAAATGCTCAAAGTGGATATGACAATAGCGTACATGCTGGTTCTTTAGACAGGGGAGCTGTAGTCATGCTTCATGTAATGGTTTCATGCACCATGTGGTACCTCATCTTCTGTAGCCTACCTCATCTTCTGTGGCCTTCCTCCATGCATCACGTGGTACCTCACCTTCTCTGGCCTACCTCCATGCACCATGTGGAACCTCATCGTCTGTAGCCTACCTCCATGCACCATGTGGTACCTCATCCTTTGTGGCCTACCTCCATGCACCTGGAGTACCTCCTCTTCTGTAGCCTACCTCCATGCACCTGGAGTACCTCCTCTTCTGTAGCCTACCTCCATGCACCATGTGGTACCTCATCTTCTGTAGCCTACCTCCATTCACCATGCAGTACCTCATCTTCTGTAGCCTACCTCCAAGCACCATGTGAAACCTCATGTTCTCTTGCCTACGTCCATGCACCATGTGATACCTCATCTTCTGTAGCCTACCTCCATGCACCTGGAGTACCTCCTCTTCTGTAGCCTACCTCCATGCACCATGTGATACCTCATCTTCTGTAGCCTACCTCCATTCACCATGCAGTACCTCATCTTCTGTAGCCTACCTCCAAGCACCATGTGAAACCTCATGTTCTCTTGCCTACGTCCATGCACCATGTGATACCTCATCTTCTGTAGCCTACCTCCATGCACCTGGAGTACCTCCTCTTCTGTAGCCTACCTCCATGCACCATGTGGTACCTCATCTTCTGTAGCCTACCTCCATTCACCATGCAGTACCTCATCTTCTGTAGCCTACCTCCAAGCACCATGTGAAACCTCATGTTCTCTTGCCTACGTCCATGCACCATGTGATACCTCATCTTCTGTAGCCTACCTCCATGCACCATGTGATACCTCATCTTCTATAGCCTACCTCCAAGCACCATGTGATACCTCATCTTCTGTAGCCTACCTCCATGCACCATGTGATACCTCATCTTCTGTAGCCTACCTCCAAGCACCATGTGATACCTCATCTTCTGTAGCCTACCTCCAAGCACCATGTGATACCTCATCTTCTGTAGCCTACCTCCAAGCACCATGTGATACCTCATCTTCTGTAGCCTACCTCCAAGCACCATGTGATACCTCATCTTCTGTAGCCTACCTCCAAGCACCATGTGATACCTCATCTTCTGTAGCCTACCTCCAAGCACCATGTGATACCTCATCTTCTGTAGCCTACCTCCAAGCACCATGTGATACCTCATCTTCTGTAGCCTACCTCCAAGCACCATGTGATACCTCATCTTCTGTAGCCTACCTCCAAGCACCACGTGGTACCTCATGTAGATTATCGTAACTATTGTCATGTTTTTTTCTATGTCACCTTGCACGATAGATTCGCTTTGGCTATGTTTCAAGACTTGAACCAACATCTATGCACGACCAAGCCATGAAATGATGTCATGCATTATCTAGGAACGTCTTTATAGTTCGTTCTTCAGTTCTACAGTACACTATTCCACTTGTATGGGATGGTTATCCTTCAATATACTATTCCACTTGTATGGGGTAATCGTTATTGAATACACTATTCCACTTGTACTGTTTCCTACCTCCCTGTACCCCTTTTGTGACTTTCGTAACACTTTTAACACATTCTGGCGTCAGACTAACACATTCTAACACCAGACTAACACATATTGACATCAGACCAAAACATTCTTACATCTAACATCTTACAGACTAACACATTCTAACCCATTGTGCATTGTGGGCTCTACACTTAGAAGGTAAAAGACCATAGCAGTTTACTTGTGTGTGTTCACACTGACACAGAAATAACTGTACCTACTCAAGTTTTATCTGCAAAGAAAAATGATCGATTATGGACATGAAATTTAGTGAATTAGAAACTTTCAATCTTTTTTCTTGTTTCCATCAGACCTTTGCGCCTGGGTTTAAATGGTGCTTCGAGACCTTCGTCATTTCAGACATAACCAGTTCGTGCATTACAAAAATGACACAAATGTCATAAGATTGCAGTACGTATGTTTCAATTCTCTGTTTTGCATCAACGTCTCTAATGTATATTAAAGGTGCGACACCCGATCCAGTCCCTACCGGAGGAACGACCGGAGATGAGGAATGCCAACAGCGTAAGTGTCTCGTACACTCCGGTAGATTTGTAATTATCAGTCACATTGATTCATGCCATGCATCTATTCGTAGAGTTTGTTTGTTAgtaattgtttgtttattgtttaactctgcagtattccagctatataacagcggtttgtagtgagtgagtttcgtttttcgccgcacacagcaatattccagctatatggtggtggtctataagtaattgaatctggaccagataatgcagtgatcaacagcatgaacatcgatctgcgcaaatggtaACCGATGAAATgggtgaaccaagtcagcgttcctgacaacccgatcctgttagtcgcctcttacgactagc includes:
- the LOC137271906 gene encoding serine-rich adhesin for platelets-like, with protein sequence MAATVLRNLGDPCGDVDSVCAAGSCISNTCTCDIGTYASVNGTRCKPEPLAGRLYSVLGETCNGVDVVCLDALFQECGSQQQCVCRAGNKVTSPDIFAALPSAGECVPDSLEIAPHTLLRNWNTAPSSFKHNTSWSAVRGGLKVTESVLEKHLIDRINTQTEHCDRESGTSIDEANCTETPQRAKVLVGDTCLLDTECTGNATCETAGCVKKCTCPINTSATLDKTACKDVRFLGDDCDSGFTVCATLHSICYNNKCACKGGYQDTGTGLCREESLSPGLYLYATINETCGGITECEGRLVCGTEGKCECKTSYREASMAERLQHNLNTYCIHSSFQVSLTDEEYDDICVQKPLTPSSSVPPSTSTAPSSSVVPSSSVAPSTSGVPSSSVGPSSSVAPSGSVAPSSSAAALNSAAPSSSVAPSSSAAPSSSVAPSSAAPSSSAAALNSAAPSSSVAPSSSAAPSSSVASSSAAPSSSAPPSSSVAPSSSAAPSSSAAPSSSVAPSSSAVSLNSAAPSSSAALPSSLAPSSSAAPSSFAAPSSSAAPTSSAAPPSSLAPSSSAAPSSSAAPSSSAAPTSSAVPSSSAATSSSVAPSSSAAQSSSPPHSSSVSPLIDASSSIVPSQTEASSSPIMSQTAALTSTPVASVSASSSAGIQPSSTAQTGMSSFVTTPAPVVPKVYDECENDTMCPENALCKLVNCTNLRCLCEQGYSPNSARTACFTTAGLGEPCSATVTCRTPGSACNTNTNLCTCGAPLTAMSSDGKYCIRPGIKLLSETCQPGQCLGVLSSCTSGQCNCGTFREATTAEIENEPDMWEVFGQCRQGATPDPVPTGGTTGDEECQQLAPGDVCTSDVLCPQHSTCLPAEGGCGSRCWCDIGYAPDNPVPTKCIPVVQLGELCQDGQQKCGGLATFCKSGKCTCIPPSYEPSSSGKHCRLKVASVTLSLLGEPCDFAKMSFCANKYEQTCNSTTKVCECNPGYREATARDFLAQYPNGAQCRQEDQEDGYRPTLTCTEPPLALVQEPPDFSEEIAKAAGNQSSVVLYVMVPTVLSICILAAAFTIARYRRRLRLRQQLDDMSSVTSEETGFQIPRPSLRLFRGDRNWSEQDSAFRNPTFVGTTS